ACGAGCAAACAATCACATCTTTAATACAGCCCTATCCAGATGAAGAGTTCTCTGCACATACGGTGCAAAAGCTTAGAGGCAAAGCATATCTAGGAAATACGCCAAACACTAGCGAACCAGTTATATATAATGAATTAAATTTTTAACAAGTAATACCAACCAGCTATGACCAATGTTTTTACAGAAAAAGGCACTTCAGAATTTATAAATAGAATACATAACCTTACACCAGAAACAAAACCGCAATGGGGAAAGATGAGTGTCGAAAAAATGTTAGCTCACTGCAATGTTACTTATGAGTTAATTTATGAAGATAAACATCCAAGGCCGAAAGGCTTAAAGAAACTTTTAATAAAACTATTAATTAAGAATTATGTAGTAGGAGATAAACCATTTAAAAAAAATGGAGGTACTGCACCAGCATTTTTAATTAGGGATGAGCGCAAATTTAAAACTGAAAAAGAAAGGTTAATACAGCATCTGGAAAAAACACAACAACTGGGTGAATCTCATTTTAATGGGAAAGAGTCTCATTCTTTTGGACCATTAACTATAAAAGAATGGAATACCATGTTTAGCAAACACTTAGATCATCACCTTACTCAATTTGGTGTGTAGGTAAAAAGTATAGGGAGAACTAGTTATAGTTTTCATAATCTAAATGCCTAAGCAAAGCCAAACCCTTAAATTTGTAAAAACTTAAATTATGAGATTACGTGCCAGTTCCCAAATTCTAGCACTTTTAATATTCAGCCTTTTATTGGGCATAAATTCACAAGCCCAAAAATCCAACGCTAATAGGTCTTTTAAAGACTATTATCCAATATCTGAACGCCCTTATTTAACAGGCGGATTTGGAAATAATGATTACGAACGTATATTATTAGAGGCAAAACCCGTAGTATATTATAGCGTATATAACGATATCCGAGAAGCTTTAAATAGAGATACTATTGTAAGAGGAGATGCTATTTATTTAAGTATACAGCCTCAGTTTAGGATTTATGATGAAAACTCTAAACCTGTAAAGACACCATCTTATAAAGCGTTTTTAGGATTTCAATCTATAATTAAGACAAACAACAATAATTTCTTAACTGCTGCATTGGAGTCTGGTCACTTTTCAAATGGGCAGTCCGGATCTGCGTTTAGTGAGGAGTTAGAAGACAACACTCCAGAAAGTACAGCACTCTATGAAGATTTAACAGATGATACAGATTTGGCTGCTATTTTAAATAGATCATCAGGAAACTTCTCTACCAACTTAACACGTTTGTCTTTAAACTATAGGATTAACAAATTTAATGATGAGAATTTACCAGAAACCATACATTCATTAACCTTAACCTATCAATTATACCACAGGCGTTTCTTAGGAGCATTTCAATTTGGAGGTTATAATCCAGAAGATATAGACATTTATGGAAGGCATCAAATAGAAGCTAGTTATGAGTTTACTTCACATTTAAAAGGATTTAGATATACTTTAGGACAAGAAGTATTCTTGCATCCAGATGTACACCCAAGTGCAGAAGTGTTTAGGAGTGAAACCACAGCAATTGTATATCCTTGGGATAAAGACTTAGGGATATTTGCCAAATTTGCATTTGGTTATGATGACTATAACTACAGGTTTGTAGATAGCTTCCCAAGATTTTCAATAGGATTAACTTGGGATTGGTTTACACCGTTTGTAGTTAAGCCAAATAGAGTTACGAATCCATAATATTATGGGGTTTTACATTTAGTAATTCGTATTTTTGCACTTCATTAAAAATTACAATTATGAATAATGGTTTATACGCTAAGCTTGAGACAAGTAAAGGCGATATTCTTATACAATTAGAGTTTCAGAAAACTCCAGGAACAGTTGCCAACTTTGTAGCACTTGCAGAAGGAAAACAAGAAAATAGCGCTA
This region of Croceibacter atlanticus HTCC2559 genomic DNA includes:
- a CDS encoding DUF1569 domain-containing protein, with the protein product MTNVFTEKGTSEFINRIHNLTPETKPQWGKMSVEKMLAHCNVTYELIYEDKHPRPKGLKKLLIKLLIKNYVVGDKPFKKNGGTAPAFLIRDERKFKTEKERLIQHLEKTQQLGESHFNGKESHSFGPLTIKEWNTMFSKHLDHHLTQFGV